A genomic window from Anthocerotibacter panamensis C109 includes:
- a CDS encoding anti-sigma factor → MDARLPESWEELLAGHTLGDLAPEEQRVFNQLLQQHPELAQEVDQLRETLALLPYALTASSAPPPLLRNRILEAARTLPHNPIDPQPITVPVPQRPRLLRWSPALGSIAALLALMLGLDSYRLRQELSTTKYELAKEQSVVDMLHQRGTRLVSFRPTGKVSGASGSLMITPQDKAAVLTLKDVTPLPEGQVYRLWAVVNGKKLVCGEFTPNATGTVFVHLLWDPQLGQAPLVVTLEPAEKTAEPTGPMVLSSERGI, encoded by the coding sequence ATGGACGCCAGACTGCCTGAATCCTGGGAAGAACTACTTGCCGGACACACCCTTGGAGACCTCGCCCCCGAGGAACAGCGGGTCTTTAACCAACTCCTCCAACAACACCCAGAATTGGCTCAGGAAGTTGACCAGCTCCGGGAAACTCTGGCACTCCTACCCTATGCTTTGACGGCTAGCAGTGCTCCGCCTCCCCTCCTGCGCAACCGGATCCTCGAAGCAGCCCGGACCTTACCCCATAACCCGATAGACCCCCAGCCCATCACTGTTCCTGTACCCCAGCGGCCCCGGCTTTTGCGCTGGAGTCCGGCACTTGGGAGCATTGCAGCCCTGCTGGCCCTAATGTTGGGCCTGGACAGCTATCGTCTGCGCCAAGAGTTATCCACGACTAAATACGAATTGGCTAAGGAGCAGTCGGTAGTCGATATGCTTCATCAGCGCGGCACCCGCTTGGTTTCTTTTCGACCGACGGGGAAGGTTTCTGGAGCCTCTGGGAGTCTGATGATTACGCCCCAAGATAAAGCTGCGGTACTCACCCTCAAAGATGTTACGCCCTTGCCTGAGGGTCAGGTATACCGGCTGTGGGCTGTGGTAAACGGCAAAAAGCTCGTCTGTGGGGAGTTCACACCCAATGCCACAGGAACTGTATTTGTACATCTACTGTGGGACCCACAATTGGGACAAGCCCCATTGGTGGTGACCCTGGAACCTGCCGAAAAAACGGCAGAGCCCACCGGCCCGATGGTCCTCAGTAGCGAGCGCGGCATCTAA
- a CDS encoding DUF6335 family protein: protein MSVTDGERVMQRHQYTDTCPELTGGDVDADWQQVGEEAVDRTVSTPDQNTIEELAAAVGLEIADDQELDTFDILEERDTERFELDPESAEDYPDHVRQELEAMEG from the coding sequence ATGTCTGTGACCGATGGCGAACGGGTCATGCAGCGTCACCAGTACACGGACACTTGCCCAGAACTCACCGGCGGGGACGTTGATGCCGATTGGCAACAGGTTGGCGAAGAAGCGGTTGACAGGACCGTCAGCACTCCCGATCAGAATACGATCGAAGAGCTAGCGGCGGCAGTCGGCTTGGAGATAGCCGATGACCAGGAGTTGGATACCTTCGATATCCTGGAAGAACGAGACACCGAGCGTTTTGAGTTGGACCCCGAGTCAGCGGAAGATTACCCCGACCATGTGCGTCAGGAGCTAGAAGCGATGGAGGGATGA
- a CDS encoding adenylosuccinate synthase: protein MANVIIVGAQWGDEGKGKITDLLSRSADVVVRYQGGVNAGHTVVVGDKTFKLHLIPSGILYPETRCVIASGTVIDPEVLLQELDMLEGLGISAANLFVSETAHVTMPYHRLIDRAEEERRGKYRLGTTGRGIGPTYADKSSRVGVRVLDLMDPEGLQAKLNWIIPYKNVLLEKLYDLPPLDPQPIIQDYLAYAERLRPHVVDTGVLLEQAAHARENILFEGAQGTLLDLDHGTYPYVTSSNPVAGGACIGAGVGPTMIDRVIGVAKAYTTRVGEGPFPTELTDETGRLLGERGAEFGTTTGRPRRCGWFDAVIGRYAVRTNGLDCLAVTKLDVLDELTEIKVCVEYRLGDRTIRDFPSDSQILAHCVPVYKTLPGWRSYTGDCQKLSDLPIRALEYLQFLAKEMSTPIAIVSLGAERGQTIIVEDPIHGPKRALLVDSPVGHPLCP from the coding sequence TTGGCGAACGTAATTATTGTCGGTGCCCAATGGGGCGATGAGGGCAAGGGTAAAATTACCGATTTGCTCAGCCGTTCCGCAGACGTAGTCGTGCGTTACCAGGGGGGGGTCAACGCAGGCCATACTGTCGTCGTCGGCGACAAAACTTTTAAGCTCCACCTGATCCCCTCGGGCATTTTATATCCCGAGACGCGCTGTGTGATTGCCTCAGGCACGGTCATCGACCCAGAGGTTCTGCTACAGGAACTGGATATGCTAGAAGGTCTGGGCATCAGTGCTGCCAACCTTTTTGTTTCCGAGACCGCCCACGTCACCATGCCCTACCACCGCCTGATCGACCGGGCGGAAGAAGAGCGCCGTGGGAAATACCGCTTGGGGACGACCGGGCGCGGTATTGGACCGACCTACGCCGACAAATCGAGCCGCGTAGGCGTCCGGGTCCTCGACCTGATGGACCCCGAAGGGCTCCAGGCAAAACTCAACTGGATCATCCCCTACAAAAATGTTCTCCTGGAGAAACTCTACGACCTGCCTCCTCTAGACCCGCAGCCGATTATCCAAGACTATCTGGCCTATGCTGAGCGCCTGCGTCCCCATGTCGTAGATACCGGAGTCTTGCTGGAGCAAGCCGCCCACGCCCGCGAAAATATCCTCTTTGAAGGCGCTCAAGGGACCCTCCTGGACTTGGACCACGGCACCTATCCCTACGTGACCAGCTCCAATCCGGTGGCGGGAGGAGCCTGTATCGGAGCCGGAGTCGGGCCGACGATGATTGACCGGGTAATTGGGGTCGCTAAAGCCTACACTACCCGTGTGGGGGAAGGCCCATTCCCGACAGAACTAACCGATGAAACCGGGCGGCTTTTGGGGGAGCGAGGAGCGGAGTTTGGTACCACGACGGGTCGCCCCCGGCGCTGTGGCTGGTTCGATGCGGTGATTGGTCGCTATGCGGTGCGGACCAATGGCCTAGATTGTCTGGCTGTGACCAAGCTCGATGTCCTTGACGAACTCACAGAGATCAAAGTCTGCGTCGAATACCGCCTAGGCGACCGCACCATCCGCGATTTCCCCAGCGATAGCCAGATTCTCGCCCACTGCGTCCCTGTCTATAAAACCCTACCGGGGTGGCGCTCTTACACTGGGGACTGCCAAAAGCTCAGCGATCTACCGATTCGTGCCTTGGAGTACCTGCAATTTTTGGCTAAGGAAATGAGTACACCGATTGCCATTGTTTCTCTGGGAGCAGAGCGCGGACAGACCATCATCGTTGAGGACCCCATCCATGGCCCGAAGCGGGCTTTGTTGGTGGACAGTCCAGTCGGACATCCACTGTGCCCGTGA
- a CDS encoding tetratricopeptide repeat protein: protein MFDHSRRLPSLGILLLLTVVAHPRSVHAGATQTPVISPELVLSGGEYYNRGAQKHRRGDYRGAIQDYTQALKLDDTLGDAYVARGSARDDAGDSAGALLDFDRALNLNHDNLLAYYNRGLAYLRLGRAQAALDDFDQVLHLRPDDPLAYYNRGIARQSLGDPSGARADLEAAAKIFSAMGNQESYQHVLEALKGL, encoded by the coding sequence ATGTTCGATCACTCCCGCCGCTTGCCCAGCCTTGGAATTCTCTTGCTCCTGACTGTAGTAGCCCATCCTCGCTCTGTTCATGCAGGCGCAACCCAAACTCCGGTTATTAGCCCGGAACTGGTCCTCTCTGGCGGTGAATACTACAATCGGGGCGCGCAAAAGCATCGGCGGGGGGACTATAGGGGCGCGATTCAAGATTACACCCAAGCGCTCAAGCTGGATGATACGCTCGGGGATGCCTACGTAGCCCGAGGGAGTGCTCGGGATGACGCTGGGGACTCCGCAGGAGCGCTCTTGGACTTTGACCGGGCGCTTAATCTCAACCACGACAATCTGCTCGCCTACTACAACCGGGGCCTCGCCTACCTCCGCTTGGGGCGGGCACAAGCAGCTCTAGACGACTTTGACCAAGTCCTGCACCTGCGCCCTGATGACCCCTTGGCCTACTACAATCGGGGCATCGCCCGCCAGAGCCTAGGTGATCCCTCAGGGGCTAGAGCTGACTTGGAAGCTGCCGCCAAAATCTTTTCGGCTATGGGCAATCAGGAGAGTTACCAGCATGTCCTCGAAGCGCTCAAGGGTTTGTGA
- a CDS encoding HEAT repeat domain-containing protein, giving the protein MDDKRITELIKQLSVPDVEQRRLAAELLGRSHHYRALIPLQNALLDPDAQVRYRAAKGLVWIAGISKGIKLIAHTDPEVRQGAIWAVDELRRGEESQALIQALVQAMDDPDGGTRAAATYVLGHLGGTQALEPLLKALDDDHRLTRMNAVDALGKLGDGRAVPVLIEHLADQEAPRYLISEALGKLGDARALPVLKKLLGDEDTFVQEAAVNSLIALEGPDTALDLLASEVENIRTTAALWLTQQPEEVLYSQVPRILALLQQPPADLDLPLIRILAQARNPQGLPRLVNFLRHPRVELRRATLHALQRLAQPQAMLPVLLATKDHDPEVRVLALRVLESLETIRQLGHP; this is encoded by the coding sequence GTGGACGACAAACGAATCACTGAGCTGATTAAACAATTGTCCGTCCCCGATGTAGAGCAGCGTCGTCTCGCGGCGGAACTCTTAGGCCGTAGCCATCACTACCGCGCCCTAATTCCTCTTCAGAATGCTCTGTTGGACCCTGATGCTCAGGTCCGCTACCGGGCTGCTAAGGGTCTTGTTTGGATCGCCGGGATCTCCAAGGGCATCAAGCTCATAGCCCACACCGACCCGGAAGTCCGCCAAGGCGCGATCTGGGCGGTGGACGAACTGCGTCGCGGCGAAGAATCCCAAGCTTTGATCCAAGCTTTGGTCCAGGCGATGGATGACCCGGATGGGGGAACTAGGGCTGCTGCTACCTATGTACTCGGTCACCTCGGGGGTACCCAGGCTCTGGAGCCGCTCCTCAAGGCCCTTGATGACGATCACCGCCTTACGCGCATGAATGCCGTCGATGCACTGGGCAAACTCGGCGACGGGCGGGCGGTCCCGGTATTGATTGAGCATTTGGCCGACCAGGAGGCCCCCCGCTATCTCATCAGTGAAGCCCTAGGCAAGTTGGGCGACGCCCGAGCACTCCCGGTCCTCAAAAAACTGTTGGGGGATGAGGACACGTTTGTCCAGGAGGCTGCTGTCAATAGCCTCATCGCCCTCGAAGGGCCGGACACAGCCCTGGACCTGCTCGCTTCGGAGGTGGAAAATATCCGCACTACTGCAGCCCTCTGGTTGACCCAACAGCCGGAGGAAGTGCTTTACTCCCAGGTGCCGCGCATCCTGGCGCTCCTCCAACAACCCCCCGCAGACCTCGACTTGCCCTTGATCCGCATCCTCGCTCAAGCCCGCAATCCCCAAGGTCTACCCCGTCTGGTGAATTTTTTGCGCCATCCCCGCGTAGAACTGCGTCGAGCCACGCTCCACGCCCTCCAGCGGTTGGCGCAGCCCCAAGCCATGCTACCGGTGCTTCTCGCCACGAAGGACCATGACCCCGAAGTACGGGTGCTGGCCCTGCGCGTCCTCGAGAGCCTGGAAACCATCCGTCAACTGGGCCATCCCTGA
- the psb28 gene encoding photosystem II reaction center protein Psb28, which yields MVATIQFVAGINEEAKDIKIRGFRNSPRKTAIFSFETPRARNTANKIERMRLSDEEGSLDVTDVRAQFLNGEFAGVECVYEMLTEPEFERFMRFMERYAEANGLEFGRQ from the coding sequence ATGGTGGCGACCATCCAATTCGTTGCCGGGATTAATGAAGAAGCCAAGGACATCAAAATCCGGGGTTTTCGCAATAGCCCACGCAAAACCGCTATCTTCTCCTTTGAAACCCCCCGTGCCCGCAACACGGCGAATAAAATTGAGCGGATGCGGCTGAGCGATGAGGAAGGTAGCCTCGACGTGACCGATGTTCGGGCGCAATTCCTCAATGGTGAGTTTGCTGGAGTGGAATGCGTCTATGAAATGTTGACAGAGCCAGAATTTGAACGCTTCATGCGGTTTATGGAGCGCTATGCCGAGGCGAATGGTCTGGAATTCGGACGCCAATAG
- the folP gene encoding dihydropteroate synthase, whose amino-acid sequence MTGTELVGIVNITADSFSDGGKFLSTEAAIAQGEKLLSEGADWLDLGAESSNPDGQRVDSATEIARLAPVVQHFKKLGAQVAVDTHKAAVMRAVLDLGADLINDITALVDPQAARVLVDYPTVPVVLMFARNRAPRAEKQVQPYHDLIPEIQTFFTQRLAALTAQGLARERFILDPGMGFFLGSNPEPSLWVLKHLGALHHLGQPLYVSTSRKSFIGTILGKPPGERAIGTLVSEIWALNQGVAYIRTHEISALAQARQLWMAIEQVR is encoded by the coding sequence GTGACAGGGACCGAGCTGGTGGGCATTGTCAACATCACCGCAGATTCCTTTTCCGATGGCGGAAAATTTCTCAGTACGGAGGCGGCGATTGCGCAGGGGGAAAAGCTGCTCAGCGAAGGAGCAGATTGGCTGGACTTGGGGGCGGAGTCCTCCAATCCCGATGGTCAACGGGTCGATAGCGCTACGGAGATTGCCCGTTTGGCTCCGGTGGTACAGCATTTCAAAAAGCTGGGAGCGCAGGTCGCCGTAGATACGCACAAAGCGGCGGTGATGCGGGCGGTTCTGGACCTGGGAGCGGACCTGATCAATGACATTACGGCTCTAGTAGACCCACAGGCGGCGCGGGTTCTCGTTGACTATCCCACCGTCCCGGTCGTGCTCATGTTCGCCCGTAACCGTGCCCCGCGTGCCGAGAAGCAAGTTCAGCCCTATCATGACCTCATCCCCGAGATCCAGACCTTTTTCACCCAACGCCTCGCCGCGCTCACCGCTCAAGGGCTAGCCCGCGAACGCTTTATCCTCGATCCCGGCATGGGCTTTTTCCTCGGGAGCAACCCTGAACCAAGTCTATGGGTGCTTAAACATTTGGGAGCGTTGCATCATCTAGGTCAACCGCTCTATGTCTCGACTTCGCGCAAGTCTTTTATTGGGACAATCCTGGGCAAACCTCCCGGCGAACGAGCGATAGGGACCCTAGTCAGTGAAATCTGGGCGCTCAACCAAGGCGTAGCCTATATTCGGACCCATGAAATCAGTGCCCTCGCTCAGGCGCGGCAACTGTGGATGGCGATAGAGCAGGTGCGGTGA
- a CDS encoding lipase family protein, translating to MSRPISTQWAFLIQFNANKQLIETNLRFAAQHGPVIVTGHSLGGALAQMAATEPKFQPLIARVVTFASPGINRERIKAIERYNQAHKSHEILSTHYRIKDKDLVPKGGEAWTPGQVHEFNMLDPQVSAGAIEFC from the coding sequence ATGTCAAGACCGATTTCGACCCAGTGGGCATTTCTCATCCAATTCAACGCCAACAAACAACTGATCGAGACCAACCTACGTTTTGCCGCCCAACACGGTCCGGTGATTGTGACCGGGCATTCTCTCGGGGGAGCCCTAGCACAGATGGCAGCCACCGAACCGAAGTTTCAGCCTTTGATTGCGCGGGTGGTGACGTTTGCTTCGCCAGGGATCAACCGCGAGCGCATCAAAGCTATCGAGCGGTACAATCAGGCGCACAAGAGCCATGAAATCCTGAGCACGCACTATCGCATCAAGGACAAAGACCTCGTGCCCAAGGGGGGCGAAGCATGGACGCCGGGGCAGGTGCATGAATTCAATATGCTGGACCCACAGGTGTCGGCAGGAGCGATTGAGTTTTGTTGA
- a CDS encoding lipoxygenase family protein, protein MTSLPLLPQNDPNLAERTAQLQQIQQEYQYNYTYIPPLPMAEKLPFAELPSLKWLLLVGDAALKLMLNTLQGKHEDSLLDHLQTYSTFSNLLKQNNPQDVERRLKEVFTLIQSSYTEGEGLNWDEYKQIFQSIPLPAISQTFMEDTEFAWLRVAGPNPLVIQRVNDSSQLFWITDSQYQTVMPKDTLAQAVAQGRLYLADYSVLRTVEAGSYPQDQKYLSAPLALFAVKAGILTPVAIQLSPGGPLFTPTAAAASTQAYWTWLMAKTIVQIADANYHELISHLGRTHLLVEPFVLATHRQLAPNHPLNLLLTPHFEGTLSINDAAQKYLAGPGDPVDALLAGTIDASRTLTVEGVQSYVFNHSMLPDTFRQRGVEDPALLPDYPYRDDGLLVWNAIHQWVSDYLSVYYQDDTDLEHDTELQHWVKELLASDGGRMAGFGENGSIQTRAYLINAVTLIIFTSSAQHAAVNFSQASLMSYAPAMPMAGYTPPPTSSQGATEEDYFKLLPPISQAQGQLSLTYLLGTVYYTKLGDYSTLVDPRIQTSLRSFQDQLQAVETTIKARNEDREHRYAPYTYLRPSLIPQSINI, encoded by the coding sequence ATGACCTCCCTCCCTCTGCTGCCCCAAAACGACCCCAATCTTGCTGAGCGCACCGCCCAACTCCAACAGATCCAGCAAGAATATCAGTACAACTACACCTATATCCCGCCGCTGCCGATGGCAGAAAAACTACCGTTCGCTGAATTGCCATCGCTGAAGTGGCTTCTGCTCGTGGGCGACGCTGCCCTCAAATTGATGCTCAACACGCTTCAGGGTAAACACGAGGATTCGCTCTTGGATCACCTCCAGACATACTCCACCTTCTCAAACTTATTGAAGCAAAATAATCCTCAGGATGTAGAGCGTCGCCTCAAAGAAGTGTTTACTTTGATCCAGTCCTCCTATACTGAGGGCGAAGGCTTGAACTGGGATGAATATAAGCAGATTTTTCAGTCCATTCCGCTACCTGCAATCAGCCAAACTTTTATGGAAGATACGGAGTTTGCTTGGTTGCGCGTCGCGGGTCCTAACCCCCTAGTCATCCAGCGGGTGAACGACTCCAGCCAACTCTTCTGGATCACAGACTCCCAATATCAGACCGTCATGCCCAAAGACACGTTGGCGCAGGCTGTTGCGCAGGGGCGGCTCTATCTGGCGGACTATAGCGTGCTCCGTACCGTCGAGGCGGGGTCTTACCCTCAAGACCAAAAGTATCTGTCTGCTCCTCTGGCCCTTTTTGCGGTCAAAGCAGGAATCTTGACTCCGGTGGCGATCCAGCTCAGTCCCGGCGGACCCCTCTTCACCCCGACCGCCGCCGCTGCTTCCACCCAAGCCTATTGGACTTGGCTGATGGCTAAAACGATAGTCCAGATTGCAGACGCCAACTATCACGAATTGATCTCCCACCTTGGGCGCACCCATTTGTTGGTTGAGCCTTTTGTACTCGCCACCCACCGCCAACTCGCCCCCAACCATCCCCTCAATCTGCTGCTAACGCCTCATTTTGAGGGCACGCTCAGCATCAACGACGCCGCACAAAAATACCTAGCTGGTCCCGGCGACCCCGTGGATGCCCTGTTGGCTGGGACCATTGACGCGTCCCGGACACTCACTGTGGAAGGAGTCCAGAGCTATGTATTCAACCACAGTATGCTCCCCGATACCTTCCGACAACGGGGCGTGGAGGACCCAGCATTGTTGCCGGACTATCCCTACCGCGACGATGGTCTACTCGTCTGGAATGCCATCCACCAATGGGTTTCAGACTATCTGTCTGTTTATTATCAGGACGACACAGACCTGGAACACGACACCGAACTCCAACACTGGGTCAAGGAACTGCTTGCCTCTGATGGTGGGCGCATGGCTGGTTTTGGCGAAAATGGCAGTATCCAAACCCGCGCCTACTTGATCAATGCCGTCACGCTCATCATCTTCACCAGCAGTGCCCAGCACGCGGCGGTAAACTTTTCCCAGGCTTCCTTGATGAGCTATGCTCCAGCTATGCCCATGGCTGGGTATACCCCACCGCCAACATCCAGCCAGGGAGCTACTGAAGAAGATTACTTCAAGTTATTGCCCCCCATCTCCCAAGCCCAAGGCCAACTTTCCCTGACCTATCTGTTGGGCACGGTCTACTACACCAAACTAGGAGACTACTCCACCCTTGTTGACCCCCGGATTCAAACATCCTTACGGAGCTTCCAGGACCAACTCCAGGCTGTTGAGACCACGATCAAGGCTCGCAACGAGGACAGAGAGCACCGCTACGCCCCCTATACCTACTTGCGCCCCTCCTTGATCCCTCAGAGCATTAATATCTGA
- a CDS encoding DUF885 domain-containing protein, with amino-acid sequence MRYCSRSTLSVALLLSALIVPRVILAQGTQPAPAVKTWVTRSNENAQVLLGIQAKFSPEGAGRLGISGLDEQILDLQPDTNERLRVALSKAETELKSRLAKETDPPVRQDLEILLQATQNNQRGNQLAEKYEVPYLNATRLVFGGVRGLLDDQVPPERRKAALVRLKRYAGLEAGYTPITLQAEARIREKLGKSGLLPPIKSEVERDLATTTFFIDGIGQLFAKYQIVGYEEPYTKLKAQLQAYNDFLRQEVLPKARTDFREPPEEYAFSLEQLGVDIPPEQLARQAHAAFDQIQKEMQTLASRIAQEKGLSVTDYREVIRTLKKDQLVGEAILPHYQQRLAQIEDIIRREHLVTLPTRAARIRLASPAESAATPAPNMRPPRLIGNTGELGEFVLPLNVPTNGAETQKPDDYTYAAASWTLTAHEARPGHELQFASLIENGVSTARGVFSFNSTNVEGWGLYSEHILQPYMPAEGRLVSLQLQLLRAARAFLDPELQAGKTTPAAALSFLQKEVVVSLPFATQEVERYTFTAPGQATSYFYGYTRLLALRTETEHLLGKNFDQQKFHDFILAQGLLPPALLRKAVLEGFVKGKSTQ; translated from the coding sequence GTGCGCTATTGCTCCCGCTCTACGCTGTCTGTTGCTCTTTTGCTGAGTGCCCTCATCGTGCCAAGAGTCATCCTGGCTCAGGGCACACAACCCGCCCCGGCTGTCAAGACCTGGGTTACCCGCAGTAACGAAAACGCCCAGGTCCTACTCGGCATTCAGGCGAAATTCAGCCCAGAAGGAGCAGGGCGACTGGGTATCAGCGGCCTGGACGAGCAGATCCTCGACCTCCAACCAGACACCAATGAGCGCCTGCGGGTCGCGCTCAGCAAGGCCGAGACCGAGCTAAAATCCCGATTGGCGAAAGAGACGGACCCGCCGGTGCGTCAGGATTTGGAGATCCTCCTCCAAGCGACGCAAAACAACCAACGCGGGAACCAACTAGCCGAGAAGTATGAAGTCCCCTACCTCAACGCGACCCGTCTGGTCTTTGGCGGCGTACGCGGACTGTTGGATGACCAAGTGCCCCCCGAGCGGCGCAAAGCAGCCCTGGTGCGGCTCAAGCGCTACGCGGGACTAGAAGCGGGCTACACCCCCATCACCCTCCAAGCCGAGGCCCGGATTCGAGAGAAACTGGGTAAATCGGGGCTCTTGCCGCCCATCAAGAGCGAAGTGGAGCGCGACCTCGCCACGACTACCTTTTTTATAGATGGCATCGGTCAGTTATTCGCCAAGTATCAGATTGTGGGATATGAAGAGCCCTACACCAAGCTCAAGGCACAACTGCAAGCCTACAACGATTTCCTGCGCCAGGAAGTCCTGCCCAAAGCCCGCACCGACTTTCGTGAGCCCCCCGAGGAATACGCCTTTTCCCTAGAACAACTCGGAGTGGACATCCCCCCGGAGCAGCTAGCCCGTCAAGCCCATGCCGCTTTTGACCAGATCCAGAAGGAAATGCAAACCCTCGCGTCCAGGATTGCCCAAGAAAAGGGCCTCTCCGTCACTGACTACCGCGAGGTCATCCGCACCCTCAAAAAAGATCAACTGGTCGGCGAAGCCATTTTGCCGCACTACCAGCAGCGGTTGGCCCAGATTGAGGACATCATCCGCCGCGAACATCTGGTGACCCTGCCCACCCGTGCCGCCCGGATTCGGCTAGCCAGTCCAGCAGAGAGTGCCGCCACCCCAGCGCCCAACATGCGCCCGCCCCGTCTCATCGGCAATACGGGTGAATTAGGGGAATTTGTCCTGCCCCTCAATGTTCCCACCAACGGAGCTGAGACCCAAAAGCCGGATGATTACACCTATGCCGCTGCCTCCTGGACGCTGACAGCCCACGAAGCCCGCCCCGGTCATGAATTGCAGTTCGCATCGCTCATCGAGAATGGAGTCTCCACCGCTCGTGGGGTCTTCTCTTTCAACAGCACTAATGTCGAAGGTTGGGGGCTCTACTCCGAGCATATCCTGCAACCCTACATGCCCGCCGAAGGTCGTCTCGTCTCGCTACAACTACAGCTCCTACGGGCTGCGCGCGCCTTTCTCGACCCAGAGTTACAAGCAGGTAAAACCACTCCAGCGGCAGCGTTGAGCTTCCTTCAAAAGGAAGTGGTCGTCTCCCTACCCTTTGCCACCCAAGAAGTCGAACGATACACTTTTACCGCCCCCGGTCAGGCCACGTCCTACTTCTATGGCTACACCCGGCTTTTGGCGCTCCGCACTGAGACCGAACACTTGCTGGGTAAAAACTTCGACCAACAGAAGTTCCACGACTTCATCCTGGCTCAGGGGCTCCTGCCCCCCGCCCTCCTGCGTAAAGCAGTCCTGGAGGGGTTTGTAAAGGGCAAAAGCACCCAATAG